Within Limisalsivibrio acetivorans, the genomic segment GAAAGCCCCATTGACAAAGAGATACAGAAGATACTCGACAGAGGGGGCTCTGGAAACGTTGGGCAGGATCTCCCCAAACTCATAGAGCTTATATTCAACAACGCCATAATCGACCGTGCTACGGATGTGCATATCTCCCCGGAAGAATACGCCTCCCACGTTTTCTTCCGCATCGACGGTATAATGCGGCACTATTTCGCCATACCTAAACCGCTCCACTCTGCCCTGATATCAAGGATTAAGATCCTGAGCCAGTTGGATATTGCCGAACAGAGGCTTCCGCAGGACGGCTCGCTTGTTCACACATTCTTCGACGAGGACTTCGATGTGAGGGTCTCCACCATCCCCACCCCCCATGGCGAGAATGCGGTTATGAGGATCCTTTCCAAGAACCTTTCTCTGTTTAACCTCGAAAGCCTCGGCTTCGAAAAGGATGTTCAAGACGGACTAAAGGAGCAATTCAACAGACCCCACGGTATCTTCCTTGTGACCGGACCCACCGGCTCGGGTAAAACAACTACACTCTACGCCGCACTGAGAAAGCTTAATTCACTCCAAAGGCGTGTTTTGACCGCTGAGGATCCCATAGAATACCGCTTCCCGTTCATCAAGCAGACTCAGGTTAACGATAAAGCGGGGTACCATTTCGCCACGGCGATGCGTGCATTCCTGCGTCAGGACCCCGATGTTATCCTTCTCGGTGAAATGCGGGATGAAAAGACGGCGGAGATGGCCATGAGGGCGGCTATCACAGGCCACCTAGTCCTCTCCACCCTGCACACCAACGACGCCGTAACAGCAATACCCAGACTTATGGACATGGAGGTTAAGGACTATCTCATATCCTCCGGTGTTGCGGGAATACTCGCACAGAGACTCGTGCGTAAGGTCTGCCCCTTCTGCAAAGAAGAAAGGAGTATGAAGGGTGCTGAACTGCTTAATTACGGTGTAACAACAGAAATGCTCACCAGACAGGGGATAGAGCACGATTCAGATGTTACGTACATGGCTGGCAACGGCTGTGAACAGTGCAGGGAATCGGGTTATTCAGGACGTTCCGTTATATCCGAACTCCTTATTATCGATGATGAAATCGGCGATATGATCGTTACAGGCGCCACACCCCTCGCTATCAATAATATGGCCATAACAAAGGGGATGAAGACAATACGTGAAGATGGGCTTATAAAGGTTCTGAAAGGTGTTACAACACCTGAAGAAATTAAGCGGGTGGCGATGTAAATATATGGGAACATTTGAGATAAAAGCCGTTGACAAGGGCGGTAAGAAGATAACGAAAACCATTGAGGTGGAGAACGAAGAGGAGCTTGTTCCGTATCTTGAACATGCGGGCCTTAACGTAATCTCCATCCACCGGGCACCCTTCTATGCAAAATACACTAGAAGCAGGGGGAGGATAAAAACCCAGGAGGTTATTGAGGTTCTAGAGAACCTGCACCTCGTTATCCGCTCCGGACTCCCCACCGTAACCGGGTTGCAAGACCTTGCAAAGGATGCAGAAAACCCGGCGATGAAGGAGATATTGACCGATCTAAGCTTCCGTGTGCAGATGGGGATGAACTTCTCCAAAGCGATGGAGAAATATAAAAAGACCTTCGGTGAAGTGGTTATAAACCTTAT encodes:
- a CDS encoding GspE/PulE family protein; translated protein: MSKKPVGQLLKELGYVTEEQIQVALEVKKIRQKLLGEILIELSFVSPREISYAISQQSGKEFMDVNEVPPSKEALKLFDRNTAKQLDMLPINVSGDKFTVAMSDPFNINTIDIIKRRTGLNPEVYISDRESIQKNIEINYYLLESPIDKEIQKILDRGGSGNVGQDLPKLIELIFNNAIIDRATDVHISPEEYASHVFFRIDGIMRHYFAIPKPLHSALISRIKILSQLDIAEQRLPQDGSLVHTFFDEDFDVRVSTIPTPHGENAVMRILSKNLSLFNLESLGFEKDVQDGLKEQFNRPHGIFLVTGPTGSGKTTTLYAALRKLNSLQRRVLTAEDPIEYRFPFIKQTQVNDKAGYHFATAMRAFLRQDPDVILLGEMRDEKTAEMAMRAAITGHLVLSTLHTNDAVTAIPRLMDMEVKDYLISSGVAGILAQRLVRKVCPFCKEERSMKGAELLNYGVTTEMLTRQGIEHDSDVTYMAGNGCEQCRESGYSGRSVISELLIIDDEIGDMIVTGATPLAINNMAITKGMKTIREDGLIKVLKGVTTPEEIKRVAM